A genome region from Bacteroidota bacterium includes the following:
- a CDS encoding YihY/virulence factor BrkB family protein, whose product MKIKDIIAKSKDYLIKGKDFITHDIWVLSFKELKPGWSYLARTLKVIILAIHKFKEDNINIQASALTFYSLLSVVPVLAMGFGIAKGFGFDNYLKQQIINNFSEQQEVLNWMINFATSFLEKTKGGLIAGIGIIVLLWSVMKIFGNIEDSLNIIWRVKKPRNWGRKFADYLSMMLLAPILVIIQSSSTVFITTQVKAITKSISILGYISPLIFFLIKLIPLVLIWLLFTLIFVIMPNTKVKFKSGIFAGIIAGSAFQVVQWVYIKFQIGVANYNAIYGSFAALPLLLVLLQTSWLIVLFGSELSYAHQNIDSYVTRTGKFDISIANRRMLSLLMVKLVVRRFAEGLKAPTLAEIAEEMNIPLALANEISTQLSLAGVFSQVITENPKVIAFQPARDIQNMDVQFVISCLENLGSYTVLHDLPGMNKMEEIQKAFIKAVEQLPENKLIRDLD is encoded by the coding sequence ATGAAAATCAAAGATATTATTGCCAAAAGTAAAGATTACCTGATCAAAGGTAAAGATTTCATTACCCATGATATTTGGGTACTTAGTTTTAAAGAACTGAAACCCGGCTGGTCGTATCTGGCAAGAACGCTTAAAGTCATTATCCTTGCAATTCATAAGTTTAAAGAAGACAATATCAACATACAGGCTTCGGCGCTTACTTTTTATTCGCTTCTTTCGGTAGTGCCCGTACTGGCCATGGGATTCGGAATAGCCAAAGGTTTTGGTTTTGATAATTATCTGAAACAGCAGATTATCAATAATTTTTCCGAACAGCAGGAAGTATTGAACTGGATGATCAACTTTGCTACTTCTTTTCTCGAAAAGACAAAAGGTGGCCTTATTGCCGGTATCGGAATCATCGTCTTATTATGGTCGGTGATGAAAATTTTCGGAAATATTGAGGATTCCTTAAACATCATCTGGCGGGTAAAAAAACCCCGTAACTGGGGACGAAAGTTTGCCGATTATTTGTCGATGATGTTGCTGGCGCCTATCCTGGTTATTATTCAAAGTAGTTCTACCGTTTTTATTACAACACAAGTTAAAGCCATAACCAAAAGCATTAGTATACTGGGATATATTTCGCCCTTAATCTTTTTTTTGATAAAATTAATTCCTTTGGTCCTGATCTGGTTGTTGTTTACTTTGATATTTGTGATCATGCCCAACACCAAGGTGAAATTCAAAAGCGGAATTTTTGCAGGCATAATTGCCGGATCAGCGTTTCAGGTGGTACAGTGGGTGTATATAAAATTTCAGATAGGAGTGGCCAATTATAATGCCATTTATGGAAGTTTTGCCGCACTGCCTTTGCTGCTTGTACTTTTACAGACCAGTTGGCTCATCGTGCTGTTCGGTTCTGAGTTGTCGTATGCTCATCAGAATATTGACAGTTATGTTACCCGTACCGGTAAATTTGATATAAGTATTGCTAACCGCAGGATGCTTTCCCTTCTGATGGTGAAACTGGTAGTGAGAAGATTTGCAGAGGGTCTGAAAGCTCCGACATTAGCCGAAATAGCTGAAGAAATGAACATACCCCTTGCCCTGGCAAATGAAATTTCTACACAATTATCATTGGCAGGTGTATTTTCGCAGGTTATTACTGAAAATCCGAAAGTTATTGCTTTTCAGCCGGCCAGGGATATCCAAAATATGGATGTGCAATTTGTCATCAGTTGCCTGGAAAATCTGGGGTCTTATACAGTTCTGCACGATTTGCCCGGAATGAACAAAATGGAAGAAATACAAAAGGCTTTTATCAAAGCTGTAGAACAACTTCCTGAAAATAAATTAATAAGGGATCTGGATTGA